The sequence below is a genomic window from Lodderomyces elongisporus chromosome 2, complete sequence.
ATGATTTATTTGGAAGGCGCCTTAAAAATTTGTAGCTTTGGCATGGTGGTCAAGATTTTGGTAAACAGCTTGTTATACGGAATTCTGATTAGTTGTGTggttattttgtttgttttcaaggaggaagaaagaaacaggaggaagaggagaaaGAGTGGAAGGAGAGAGTGCGCTTGGATAGTTGCAATATTAGTCAGGTTAAGTGCTTGTGGTGTGAGCCGAGATAAATTACTTGGACCATTCATCATTTCTATTTCAAGAGATTGCGAAATTTTTCTTGCCGATTCGAAACCTTCTGTTTTAGATCTTTGTAAGCTTTTGTAAACTTTTGTAAACTTTTGGCagattttttctttgtttcaaaCTTTTTCGTGATCTATATCCAATTTATGTTGTAAACCACCTGACTTCACCTGTTGTTGTCTTAATAATCAGTAGATTCAAACtatacaaaataaaaatgaaaacaaaaaaaaaaaaaacaaagaaacaaatcaagTAAGAGTAGACAAGGAACATGCTTCAAATGTCAAAAAAAGATCCATGggcaatttttctttacagATCAAACATAAAAATGATTCTTTGGTGTTGTGAGTTTATTTATCTATTCATCAATATTATATTTTTCCCTCATACACTCGATAAGTCAATGACAAAGTATTGTGCTTTGAACAACAAGTGCGAATTAGGAAGAAACACATTGTTTCAAGTTTATGAAGAGCTAGGTCATTGTGTTTTAAATTTGATGGTGTCGCCTTGAGTAAGTAGGGAGGTATCCAAGTTGCAAATAATATCTtcacttttcttcttcttcttcatcttcatctggttgttctttttaatttattttaattttttttatttttttttcattttttatttttttgttttactttttcagtttttcAGATAACAATTCTCCCTCCACAGATTTTGTGTCTGTATTTCACCCaattggttgcaaaactgGAATTTTGGATGCTAGATCATTCTCACtgaatttttctttttattttttcctttccttcaaagaaaagaaaaagcatcTACAATTGATATGAACAATGTTGTTACAGGAACACTGCCATAGAAGAAACACTAAACACAAGTATGGTAATAAGTTACTTGTTTTGGTGCTCTACTGTATTTGGCTTGCAGTCTGTTCATGTTGagattgaacaaaaaacaattaaacaaaaaagaagaaaacgacaaaaaaaaacaaactcaCACTTACTCATACTTACTCACATCAATCCATGTTTCAGAATTAGTGTCTACCATGGTTGTACTACTGGTTGCAATACAGTCCCATCATTTCAAACTCGGAACACATTCCCCGCTCAATTTGATCTATTATGAAACATTCTATTGCCAACCAAGAAATCTAAAGTACTTTATTAATTACGAAAAATACAAAGTCATGAGCAACACCTACCATGGaaacaaatgaagaaaaaaacaagaaaactagagataaaaaaagaataataatactaaACAGAAAACGAAACCCCTCGGATTAGATGCCATTTTCTTTGCATCTTTTCAATCATCGAAACATTTGAATGGACTGCATTTGATACATAACGCCTTGCCTTTTCTCCCCGCCCCTCCACTCACTAagttttttcctttcttgcTTCGTTGTGGTCATTCACAAAATTTATATCAACGATCTTTCATGTTTCAAGATTGATTTTACCAGATCCAAAACATTATTACAAGGATACGTGTAATGGTTTTTACTCAAGTTGAGTTGAACAATAACGTGAAAATACTAGATCATCTGTTTTTACCATTGGCAATATAAATACAGCACCAAGTTTCCCCTTATGCATCGACAGAATTGATCTGAACTacatttctgttttttaaatttattctaatttgtatatatatatatatatatattttaacATTCATTTACCAAGAAAATACCAAGTTTAGTATATAAAACAAAGATACAATGAAATTTTCAACAGCTGTTCTCACTGCTATTGCAGTTACTTTAGTTGCCGCTGCTCCAGTTGACATCGATACTAACGCCAATGCCGCCGATAATGTCATTGAAGCTACTACTTCTAATGAAGAAGCTGCTATTCCAGAAACCACTGAGATCGCATTAGACAATGCAGAGCAAATAACTGATGAACAGATCCCTTCAGATCTGGGTTTAGAGTTGGGACCAGAAACTCAAATTGAAGGCGAACTTCCACAAGAAGATGGTGAAGAAGGATATTATGTTTACATTCCAGACACGGAAAATTTTGccaatgaagaagaagccgCTCAAtattaccaaaaaagaagtgcAGACCCAGGATGGATGTGGACCAGATACGGTAGATTCTCACCAGTAAAGAGAGATGCTAACGCTGAAGCTGAAGCTGAAGCTAATGCTGATCCAGGATGGATGTGGACCAGGTACGGTAGATTCTCACCGGTAAAGAGAGATGCCAACGCTGAAGCTGAAGCTGAAGCTAATGCTGAAGCTAATGCTGATCCAGGATGGATGTGGACCAGATACGGTAGATTCTCACCGGTAAAGAGAGATGCCAACGCTGAAGCTGAAGCTGAAGCTAATGCTGATCCAGGATGGATGTGGACCAGATACGGTAGATTCTCACCGGTAAAGAGAGATGCTAACGCTGAAGCTGAAGCTGAAGCTAATGCTGATCCAGGATGGATGTGGACCAGGTACGGTAGATTCTCACCGGTAAAGAGAGATGCTAACGCTGAAGCTGACCCAGGATGGATGTGGACCAGATACGGTAGATTCTCACCAGTAAAGAGAGATGCTAATGCTGAAGCTGATGCCAACGCTGAAGCTGACCCAGGATGGATGTGGACCAGATACGGTAGATTCTCACCAGTGAAGAGAGATGCCAACGCTGAAGCTGATCCAGGATGGATGTGGACCAGATACGGTAGATTCTCACCTGTCTAAACCATACCTTTATCCTTTTTCGTGTTAGATTATACCCCTTGTTTCGTTATTATATGTTAGTTTATGAAAAAGTTTATTATAGTGTTTTCCCAGATTATCTTTCTAATATACAAAGTATATGATTTAAATAgaatgtttttgttctttgttctttgttctttgttctttgtattttgttttactgTATGTTTTTAacctttctctttttctttattttttgcaggttttgtttttgtttggaaAACAATACTAAAGACTCAAAGGTGGATGCTAtgatttgatttatttAAACATTATCTTCAAAGCGCACGCGccaaaaatagaaaaggcTACGCGGGGATCATCAAATCcgcttcatcttttttcttttgtatcaTCCTCTTGGTTTCTTGCCTAATCCTGAGACACATTATatcactttctttttttttttcaaactttttatcttttgttACCATTTCCAGTCCTCTTTTGCCCCTTGTCAAATGTCATGGGATTTGTCGAGCCTGGAAAATCGACCTTTTTtcgtaaaagaaaagcagtTGCACATTTCAAACGTCGTTGTTACAAAAACGGCGAATCATCACCTATAACGACGAATGGTACCTCAGCAAAGGGATCTACGATCCAAAgcgatgataatgatggcGGTAGTTTGCATTCACTAGTGTATTCACATTCAAACccatctttttcattgGAGCAACGATGCTTTGAAAGTTTACCATCGAGtatcatttgcaaaatattCATCTTGGCAGGACCAGGAAACAATTTACCACTCGTTAATCGTAATCTTTATGaaactttacaattttCTGGAGAAGGAATTAGCAATATCCGTAGTCGTTGCAGCTCCAACAGCAGCGCGCAAATGGGAAGAGATGGTATTATGTCAAGCAGGGGAGAGACTACAGATGGAATATGGTCTCCGGGTACACACAAAGTACAAACTACAGCATCAGAAGAGCCTAGACTATGGCACAATTACTCGCTCGTGATAGAAATGGTCAaatcttattttttatacGACTTAAACACAAAGATTGACGAGCAGATTATAGAAAAGAAGTTAAATTTTTACgcaaagaaaatcaaaagctTGCCGACTTTGTATGTCGAATGTGAACGTAGTGGGTACTACGAGAAAACCATCAAAAATCTAGACATTTTATCTACCAAATGGCAGAGATACAAAAGCTTTGCTGGAAGATTTGTACTAGAGGAATCCCTTCTTAATTACAAATTTCTTTCAAGAAAACTATTACAAACATTCACTGCACAAACTTTTGAAAGTACTCGATACAAGCGGTCGAGCCAAGAAGATCTATCCGAGTTGCTTCGATTCAAATCTAGAGATGAAATTGAACTAAATACATGGCTTCGTCCTCAGTTTCTAAAATTCAAGTTTGAAGAACTCGATATGTTGCTTGCAAAGACCGAGTCTGAATTGAATAGTAATCATTTTGAAGATGTTTCACAACTTAGAACTTTCGATAGATATTTTGATATGCTTGCAAATACCAGAGCAGTACTTGATGgcagcaacagcaccaacagcaccaacagcagcagcaacaacagcaacagtagcagcaccaacaacagtaataacaacaacaacaacaacaacaacagcgaTAGCTCATCgttcttttcatttgaagaagaaaatccACCCATTTTGTTACTGGAAGCTGTAGATTTTGTAGACGATGCATTTGaagcaaatgaaaaaaattactacAACTTTGAGTTTGGCTATAACTTTGGACGAACTTTTTTTGGAGAAACGCCTACATATCGAAAAAGATGCCAATTACCTAGGAAAATGTATTTAAACTCGATAAAGTCTTTGCGTGCTTTTGAAGTATTGGAAAGCTTGACGTATTTCATTCCCAATATATCCACTCAGTCAGATTCAATCATTCAAGAGATTCTTCAATCATTATATCCCAGTAACATGGATTTTCAATTGCATGTTCCATTCTTGAGCGTGGTGATTTTGATCTTGCAGGATGGTGGTGCACCTGGTGATTCACCAACAACGCTAATTAATTCCTTACTCGAAGCATTTAGTCTATACCACTTGTATACTACCCTCCCCATTGAGGATTATGGTGTTACATCAAAGGGTCAAAATATGTTGGAGAACCTTTATGACGGAATCAAGTACATGTGTTTGTACCTTCTTGGTGCGGAGCACGACGAAGTATTAAGAGATCACAAGAGACAGCTATGGGCTTTGTCCctaaagttgaaaaattacGACTTGTCGAACTTATTATCAAAGTTTGCACCAAACCCGGATTTAGATATTTTAAGCCAACACTATTAATTCAAAACTATACTACTATCATCACTAACACATACAGATTTGTTTTGGCAAACCTCTTAGTATTGCTGGTCGATAATAGGTTGATGAGGATTTAGAGACTGTTGAGcatgctgttgttgctgttgctgttgttgttgttgctgttgttgttgttgctgctgctgttgttgttgttgttgttgatatgGGTCGCTTAAATGGTGTTGTACAGCGGGTGTAGGTAATGTAATTTCATGGAACCAAGGATGTTGTAAAGCTTGTCTAGCCGTTATTCTTGCCTCTGGTCTCATTTGAAGCATACTCTGTAAAAGATTCATCCCCATGGAGTCCAAATTAGGCACCAAAAGCCTTAAGTCTTGAGGTACAAATATTTGCCAATTATTCTTGTAATTCGAGAATTGCGTAATATTTGGCCATGTTCGTTCATTAGGCGTTCCCATTAATCTGAATATCTTGATCAATTGATCTTCGTTTGCCGTTCCTGGAAAAAGCGGCTTTCCAGTGCACATTTCGGCAAATATACAACCAGCTGACCATATGTCAATGGATGTTGTGTATGCCCTAGAGCCCAACAACACATCTGGCGCTCTATACCACAAGGTGACCActtcatttgaaaaagtgtTGAAAGGAATACCAAAAGCTCTTGCTAGTCCAAAATCGCCTAGTTTCAACTCACCCTTATTGTTAATTAACAAATTTTGGGGCTTCAAGTCACGATGCAAGACCCGATTGTCGTGGCAGAACATTATACCTTTCAAAAGTTGAAACATGAAACTTTTTACAaccttcaaatccaaaGCACCATGGTTGCCATGAACTTCCAtatatttctttaaatCTTTGTCCATATATTCAAACACAAGTGTAAGTTTGTTTTCTGTATGAATAACATCATACAAAGTTACAATATTTTCATGATCGAGCTCTTTCATGAGCGATATTTCCCTTATTGCAGTAGACGGCGTACCTTCTTCAGAGTCCAAATTAATCTCTTTTAAAGCAACTAATGCTCCGGTAGCTCTGTTTCTCCCCTTGTACACCGTTGCATAGGTCCCCTCGCCTAACTTCTCAAGTTGTTGAAATCTATAATGCGTGTTAATATGCATGTCCTTGTCGACGTTCGTCTCGATTCTATACATACTGTGATGATGATCCtgccatttttttctttccttttttaattcaaaAAGTGAATTCTTTGCAAATGTGGCAAGTTAGTGGTGATGACACTAGTAAGGTTTAAAAGACGaaggtaaagaaaaaaaatgaaaagaaaatgaagaaattgatctATAGCCTTATCGACACGTATATTCACTAGCCTAAAGATTTTAGTACCAGAGTACTTTTTGTTGaatattggaaaaaaatataaatccACAAAAATCCTTATTTGACGAGTTTTGTGTAACGACTTTACCAGGGGGCTTACAATTTCAAAAGCATActggaaatgaaaagagaaaaagagaaacagaaaagggaatttatcaataaccaccaccaccaccaccaccaccacaacaacaacaacaacaacaaagatttGCAATTTATCAAGCTTATGAAAGGGTCAATCTCTATAATAcacacaaaagaaagtgtGTTTGGCTGCAATTGAATGGAAGTTTTATTAAGATGGGCTGCTCTATAAACCATATTATACTTTAAAAATATCTACTATTAATGATTTCTTGGTGCCTTTTTCATCAAGTTTAAGGAATTTTCCACCCATCCATCAGCACCCCCTTCGATGCTAACAATGTCAAAGACTCGTAACTGAGATATTTCCTCTGGTTCTCCCTTAAGCTCATCTACTTTCTCGCAACTCATTATGGCTGCGTTTCTCGTGCTTGGTATACGCAACATTTCTTTCTCAACTTTCCAACCGTTCAAAATGGCAATATCCTCCACGTGGTCCATTAGCGAGCCATATGTTGAATTTTGCGGAATAGAACTTGTAGACTTTTCCATCTTTGGTTGTGGACCAATGAATTTTCTGGGTGGATACCTTACACGAGCTCCACTTAAGGCATGCGAGCAACAAGGTATCACAATGAACGGGAAACCAAGCAAAGGCATCCAACACGTCAATTCATCCGAGTGGTTTCCAATAAGAAACGTATTTTTAGGAAAGTCTTCAGTGGTGCAAACCATTGGTGATTTGAGCAAGCTACCAGCAGAATGATAGTTCACCTGATTATTGGTTGGCTCGGCGAATTGTTTCCCATTATCTTTGATTTCTGGTGATGTCCTAGCCATGGATGGGTGTGGTTTGAGCAAAACACTGGGTACGATGATCTTTTCGAAAAGATTACTCCTCACTTCTTCGGGATATGTAGCCCAGGATTTGCGCGCCCTGGCATCAATTCCTTGACCTTTGTAACCTTCCTGGATCAATATATTGACCAATAACCCATTACCGCACCCCAAGTCTCGGAATTCAAAATTGCCAGCGTCAAATTTTTTCGCTTTCCAGTACTCCATCAAAAATGCTGCAATTGCTAGATCCTCAAATACATGTTTCTTTGGATCGGTGCTTTCGCACCAGTTTTTCACCAAGTTGGCAGAGTACTTGGTTTTgaggtatatatatttgttttggaaattttCTTTCGATACTACTAAATCAAGTTTGACTCGTTTCTCATACCCTGCCTTCACTCCCGCTGAGTGTTTGCTTGAAGTTTGCAATAACCTTAACGCAGTCCGCATAGGTCTCTCCAGTAAATCCATTAACGtaattttctgtttttcaTCTCGCCAGCTTGAATCTTGAAACGTTAGATAATGCACTGAAACTTTATTGTTATGGTGGAGTATACCGACTCCGTAAACTGAAGGTAAATAATAAGGTATTTCTTCGCGAGTTTGTATATGTGGCACATAAACAACAAGCGTTGTATTTTTATCCTCTGAGCAGGCTACAAGACAAGTTTGATTGATAATGTGGTCTTTATATGGATTCCGAGGTATGATTCTGCGTACAATTTCGTACTTATTCCGTAgctttaatttattttcatcaaGTGGCACTTGTCGAATTGTCACATCCTTTATATCTCGATATAAGACCGAAGAAGCAGTTTCTGTCTTTGATGCTTGATCTGATTCAAAGTTGGGAACCTCACCTATCAATTTGCTAGTGAAGATGGTATCTCCTTTCTCCGGGTCATAGATGTTTTCCTTGAGCAAGTCCGCTCGGAGAATTACCGTGGAATTGATATTTGGCTGTTTGATGATATTGAGCATCGCTGCTTCGAAATGCTGTGGTTCAAAGTCAACATCCTTCTCGTAGATGGACACCCATCTCTCACCAAGCACGGACTCCTCGGCGATTATAGAAGTTGGttcattgatttttttactGCACATTAGAGGCAGAAAGTAGTTGATTCGCTAGACAAATTGAACAAcaactaaaaataaaaataaaaaaaaaattcaaaaataaaaaaacaaaaaagaaagaagggcTAAGTAAACCAAATGGTGCAAACGATTATAATGATTGAATGGCTATAATATATTTGCAATCGATGCAGGCATTACTCActatataattttttttttctccctcAATTTAgaagcttttttttttctttctatatttatttctttcagGCAGTAGCAGCACTACAACCGTTATTGCAACTGTTTTTCTCTGACGCGGAATGAATCCCaaaataatttttgttcCGCAACACAGTtttgtttccattttcctttAGTCTTTATTCTATCTTTGTTTCAatggttctttttctttttctttctttgtcttttttgtaCCAATTTCCATTTCGGTACAATATGATATATTACTTATAAATCTATAAAGAAAGCATCACTCACATCAGTGTACTTGTGTTTCTTGGAGCAGTAAGGGCACTTAAAAATATCTATCCCCTTTTTCGAAAGCTGCCAGATACTCTCGCGTAGAGCGAGATGATTGCAAAAATTTAGAGCCACAACCTGTGTGGTAGAAGAGCAATCTCGAAAATGGTGCTCCTTAGTCACTGTTAATTGCAGTCCCGgtactttttcaattctcgTTGATGTGACAAGTTCATATGTTACTGGAATAGCCTGTTCTCTAGAGACGGGGCAGACGAAAATCGGATGATTAATAAATAGAAACCGATTTCGATCCAGTAATTGAAAAGGTAATTCAAAATTATAGCCTGTACCATTGCTTGAACCTTTTAGTTTATTTTTGGACAAATCAGGTGCTGACCCAAAACCAGATGTAAAGCCAGATCCTAGAGCTGAACCCAGTtcagtttcaagtgcaccCTCTTCGTCGTGAACTGTGAGTAGTTTTTGTCCTTTCAATCTGGAGTGGATTCTATTATATTTGTAAAAGCTTGGTAAGTACACATGGCCAGCAAGTATACTTTGAAATAAAGGAGAGTCGCTTGATAATTCCAAGGTCTTACAATAGACGGAAACAAAGTCATTTGCCAATTTCGTAAACAAACTCTGGTGCTCGTGGACATTTGTAAAACAATCAAGTAGAAGGGAAACAAATTCTAATTGCGATGTATTGGCGTTCCCACGGTGCGAATCTTTATCGATGAGAAACCCATTTCTCATCTTTTCGATAAAGTCGCGAGCTGCAAGCCCTTTATTCCGCAGTTTGGAAAAGTTTTCAATCCCGGagtcatcatcttcattgaATAACATCAAAGTTAAAAGAGGTGCCATTTCATGTAGATACTTCTTTAAGAACCTCTCAAAATGCTCTTtcgaatatatatatgcttCGATTGCATCCTGGGACGAAAATTCCAGCTGCTTTCCATTCAATAGTAGAATGAACTGAAGCATATGGAATTTAAATTCAGTACTGCTGAATGTTTCGGCATCCACAGAGTCTACAAATGATGGGTTTTTTTCCATGTTTTCATTGTATTTGGTGTAAAACCAGCCTAGTGCTTGCCGCAAATCGTGTCTTAAACATATATCATCCAAAATTTCATGAAGCAATGTGAATTGTTGAGAAAGCTCAAAGTCAATGCTATATGTCGTAGAAAGCAGAGGGGATACTTGATTCACGAGCAAAGGAACGACATTACTATAGCCCGATTTTAGTAAGTGTAAAATAATAGCTTTCATTAACTCCTCCGTGCCCTCTTGTTTCTCAAAGTTGGCTTCAATATGGGCCGGTAATGGGGCAGACAACGGATACGTCGATGACGAAgataaaggaaaagtagaccttgatgaaaatgatgacATCTCTTCATTTATCTCATTTTCAAGATCAAATGGACAAACTGGATGACTATCTATATTCAATGGATAGCTATATGCCTCATTGATATCAATGAAGAATTTGGAATTATTCaagatatttttttgaaacttgTTGTTTGCAGAATTGTAAGACTTGAGTTTATCAATGGATGACTTGTACCACACTTCTTGTTGGCCCTGTAAAAGTTTCACATTGGATTTTCCCCTGTGTATTGAATTGATTTGTTGGAAATGAAATGTATCATCAGAGTCTTGCTCGTTCTGTAGATTCACAGCATTATGATTCTCTTTGgtttcaatttcaagttCGCATGCCAACTCCGCTTCCATATCTCGCAACTGATGAAGAAATGTGTCCGTGCTATCTATCAAACTGTTTAAGCTTTGCTGGCCAGCAGTAGTAAATTGATTTAGCTCCTGAGTGAGAGTATCAAGCAAATCAGTCATTTTTTTAGAATTCTAGCACAAATATGAATATACCGTACTAGTATGTATGATCCAATGGTGATAGTAATGGgtgaaggaagaagaagaagaagatgaagaagatgaagaagaagaagaagaagaagaagaagaagaagaagaagaaggggatgaagaagaagtgaaaATGAAGCGGAGTTTGAAAGGGTAGATTTGATGTAATGATAGGTCAAAGTGAAAGTTGGAGTGGGGGTGGGGGGTGTTTGTGGTAGTGATTGTGCTAACAGTAGGGGCGGCGGGAATGAATTTAACTTTTAGTAAAGATAAATTAATTCCAATCAAGCAGTGATTCAATTACAAGTTATGAAGTTGATATTATGTAAAGTCTCCACTGGCGCAAGACAAGCTCAAACTGTGTGATATGTATAAGATTGCTATTGCGGTGGCAATGATAGACGTAAGAGCAGTCCCGTAATTTGATAAgctttgatgatgaaagaTGTAAAGTTTGTGTGTCTAGGAATGTAGAAGGaggggagagagagaaagatcGGGGGTAACAAAGTCGAAAGGTTAAAAGTTGGAGTGAGAAAGTGTGGAAAGTATTGTGGCTGTTTTCagaattaattttttttgcttaataataataataataataataatataacTATTAGTGACTATTTGCGTGTTATTCAGTACCTGTAGTTACTACTGACTATTTGCGTAATATTTACTATCAACTGTTCTAAAGAGTAAATATCTATTTTTACTTCTCATTAATTGATGACCAAGATTACCGTACTCCAGGAATCATTTCGGCTAACACATATTTATAAACATTGTTTTAACCTTTCCAAGAACCTTATATACATAAAATGATACCTCATATATCCAAATAATCTGCCTTTACGAGCAA
It includes:
- the PHO85 gene encoding negative regulator of the PHO system, coding for MYRIETNVDKDMHINTHYRFQQLEKLGEGTYATVYKGRNRATGALVALKEINLDSEEGTPSTAIREISLMKELDHENIVTLYDVIHTENKLTLVFEYMDKDLKKYMEVHGNHGALDLKVVKSFMFQLLKGIMFCHDNRVLHRDLKPQNLLINNKGELKLGDFGLARAFGIPFNTFSNEVVTLWYRAPDVLLGSRAYTTSIDIWSAGCIFAEMCTGKPLFPGTANEDQLIKIFRLMGTPNERTWPNITQFSNYKNNWQIFVPQDLRLLVPNLDSMGMNLLQSMLQMRPEARITARQALQHPWFHEITLPTPAVQHHLSDPYQQQQQQQQQQQQQQQQQQQQQQQQHAQQSLNPHQPIIDQQY
- the TRM44 gene encoding tRNA(Ser) Um(44) 2'-O-methyltransferase (BUSCO:EOG092614DJ), whose amino-acid sequence is MCSKKINEPTSIIAEESVLGERWVSIYEKDVDFEPQHFEAAMLNIIKQPNINSTVILRADLLKENIYDPEKGDTIFTSKLIGEVPNFESDQASKTETASSVLYRDIKDVTIRQVPLDENKLKLRNKYEIVRRIIPRNPYKDHIINQTCLVACSEDKNTTLVVYVPHIQTREEIPYYLPSVYGVGILHHNNKVSVHYLTFQDSSWRDEKQKITLMDLSERPMRTALRLLQTSSKHSAGVKAGYEKRVKLDLVVSKENFQNKYIYLKTKYSANLVKNWCESTDPKKHVFEDLAIAAFLMEYWKAKKFDAGNFEFRDLGCGNGLLVNILIQEGYKGQGIDARARKSWATYPEEVRSNLFEKIIVPSVLLKPHPSMARTSPEIKDNGKQFAEPTNNQVNYHSAGSLLKSPMVCTTEDFPKNTFLIGNHSDELTCWMPLLGFPFIVIPCCSHALSGARVRYPPRKFIGPQPKMEKSTSSIPQNSTYGSLMDHVEDIAILNGWKVEKEMLRIPSTRNAAIMSCEKVDELKGEPEEISQLRVFDIVSIEGGADGWVENSLNLMKKAPRNH
- a CDS encoding uncharacterized protein (BUSCO:EOG09263QPR), whose product is MTDLLDTLTQELNQFTTAGQQSLNSLIDSTDTFLHQLRDMEAELACELEIETKENHNAVNLQNEQDSDDTFHFQQINSIHRGKSNVKLLQGQQEVWYKSSIDKLKSYNSANNKFQKNILNNSKFFIDINEAYSYPLNIDSHPVCPFDLENEINEEMSSFSSRSTFPLSSSSTYPLSAPLPAHIEANFEKQEGTEELMKAIILHLLKSGYSNVVPLLVNQVSPSLSTTYSIDFELSQQFTLLHEILDDICLRHDLRQALGWFYTKYNENMEKNPSFVDSVDAETFSSTEFKFHMLQFILLLNGKQSEFSSQDAIEAYIYSKEHFERFLKKYLHEMAPLLTLMLFNEDDDSGIENFSKSRNKGLAARDFIEKMRNGFLIDKDSHRGNANTSQLEFVSLLLDCFTNVHEHQSLFTKLANDFVSVYCKTLELSSDSPLFQSILAGHVYLPSFYKYNRIHSRLKGQKLLTVHDEEGALETESGSALGSGFTSGFGSAPDLSKNKLKGSSNGTGYNFELPFQLSDRNRFLFINHPIFVCPVSREQAIPVTYELVTSTRIEKVPGSQLTVTKEHHFRDCSSTTQVVALNFCNHLALRESIWQLSKKGIDIFKCPYCSKKHKYTDVSDAFFIDL